ATCGTGGCGCTGGTGTTTAACGCCAATCAAGTGGCAACGGGGCTGGCCCTGACGATCTTTGGTGTCGGGCTTTCAAGCTTTGTCGGCGCAGCGTGGGTCGGCAAGCCGCTGCAGGGTTTCGAACCGGTTTTGATCCCGTTTCTCAGTGACATCCCGTTGATCGGTCGCATGCTGTTTGCCCAGGACATTCTGGTTTACCTGTCCTTCGCTCTGTTCGCGCTGGTCGCCTGGGCGCTGCTGAAAAGTCGGGTCGGCTTGATCATTCAGGCGGTCGGGGAAAATCCCGATGCGGCCAGCGCCATGGGTTTGCCGGTGTTGCGGGTGCGCGCGCTGGCAGTGCTGTTCGGCGGCGCGATGGCCGGTCTGGCCGGCGCTTATCTGTCGCTGGCCTACACACCGATGTGGGCGGAAAACATGAGCGCTGGACGCGGCTGGATTGCGCTGGCGCTGGTGGTATTCGCCAGCTGGCGCGTGTGGCGTCTGCTGTTGGGCGCGTGGCTGTTTGGTCTGGCCAGTATTCTGCATCTGGTGGCGCAAGGCATTGGCCTGGCGATTCCGTCCAATCTGCTGGCGATGCTGCCGTATGTCGCGACAATTCTGGTGTTGGTGCTGCTCTCGCGCAACGCCCTGCGCACCCGGTTGTACGCGCCGGTTTCGCTGGGCCAGCCGTGGCACGGCAGTTTGTAGGAGCCAACTTGTTGGCGAGGCGTTGTTTCTGAGTACACTCAAGCATTGCCTCGCGAACAAGTTCGCTCCTACAGGAGAACCATTTCATGTCAAATAACAAAACCGCACTGATCATCGGCGCCTCGCGCGGGCTGGGCCTTGGCCTGGTCCAACGCCTGCGCGAGCAGAACTGGAATGTGATTGCCACGGTGCGCGATCCGCAGAAGGCCGTTGACTTGAAATCCGTACCCGGAGTACGCATCGAAACCCTCGAGATGGATGACGTCGCCTCTCTGGACGCACTGACACAAACCTTGAAAGGACAGATTTTCGACGTGCTGTTCGTCAACGCCGGCATCATGGGCCCGCAACACCAAAGCGCCGCTCAGGCCACGGCAGCGGAGTTGGGCCAGCTGTTCCTGACCAATGCCATCGCGCCGATTCGCCTGGCCGAACGCTTCGTCCAGCAAATCCGCCCGAACAGCGGCGTGTTGGCGTTCATGAGTTCGGTCCTGGGCAGCGTCGCCTGTCCCGAAGGCGAAACCATGGCGTTGTACAAAGCCAGCAAGGCCGCGCTGAACTCCATGACCAACAGCTTCGTCGTGCAACTCCCGGAACCACGCCCTACCGTACTGTCCCTGCATCCTGGCTGGGTCAAAACCGACATGGGCGGCGAAGGCGCAGAAATCGACGTCGAAACCAGCACCAAAGGCCTGGTCCAACAGCTCGAAGCCTATTCCGGCAAGGGCGGGCATTACTTCGTGAATTACCGGGGTGAGACGATTGCTTGGTGAGATGGACTGCCTACAAAAGACGTTGAGCTTTCTGAAGCAGAAATGGAAAAGTCCTGCTAATATTTGTTATCGAAACCGATAACAATATGCTTCATCTCCATATGGAAATGAAGCATGAAACCAGTGAAATTTTTAGGCGACTCCCTGGATTGCCTCCGGGAGTTCCCATCGGCGGCACAGTCGGTCGCCGGTTTCCAGTTGGACCGGGTCCAACGAGGGATTGAACCTGAAGATTGGAAACCTATGAGCAGTATTGGCATTGGAGTCTGTGAAATTCGGGTTCGTGAGCCGACAGGCGCTTTCCGAATTCTGTATTTAGCGACACTGCCAACTGCGGTTTATGTGCTGCATGCGTTCCGTAAAAAAAGTCAAAAGACAGCAAAACGCGATATTGATCTTGCTGCCAAAAGGCTGCGCGATCTGATGAGAGGTTAAAAGATGATCGAAGAACAAACTTTTGCCAGCGTATGGGATGCGCTTGCGGACACTGCCCAAGAAGCAGCGCACCTCAAAGTGCGATCTGCACTCATGATTGAATTGAACGAGCGCATTAAAGAATGGGCCGGCAGCGATACCCAAAAGGCCGCTCGCCTTGGGATCACCAAGCCGCGTTTTTCCAATTTAAAGGCCGGTCGGGTTGATTTGTTCAGTCTTGACGCGCTGGTCGATCTCGCAGCAACCGCAGGTTTGGCGGTCTCCCTTAATCTGGCCGCAGCTTGATCAGCCTTGCACTGACGCATTAGAATCCCCTCCCTCGCCAGCCCTGCCCCCGCAGTGCTGGCGACCCTGGATCAGCAGACAGGGCAACACTGAGCTGGCAAACCTGAACTCATTTTCAGAGGAGCCGGCCAATGCCCGCGATCCGTATCTGGTTGAAAAACCCCCTCGCTGTTTTCACCGCCAATGACCTCGATGCCCGGGGAGGATTGGTGATTGAAAACGGCGTCATCGTCGAAATGCTCGCTGCCGGTCAGCAACCCGCTACGCCTTGCGATCAGACCTTCGATGCGCGCGAGCATGTGTTGCTGCCGGGGTTGATCAATACTCACCACCACTTTTATCAAACCCTGACCCGCGCCTGGGCGCCGGTGGTGAATCAGCCGCTGTTCCCCTGGCTGAAAACCTTGTATCCGGTGTGGGCGCGATTGACGCCGGACAAGCTCGCGCTGGCCAGCAAAGTGGCATTGACCGAATTGTTGCTGTCGGGCTGCACCACGGCGGCCGATCACCATTATCTGTTTCCGGATGGCCTGGAAAACGCCATCGATGTGCAGGTCGAGAGCGTCCGTGAATTGGGCATGCGCGCCATGCTGACGCGCGGTTCCATGAGTCTGGGCGAAGACGACGGTGGCCTGCCGCCGCAGCAAACCGTGCAACAGGGCGAAGTCATTCTTGAAGACAGCCAACGCCTGATCCAGCGCTACCACCAGCGCGGCGATGGCGCGCAGATCCAGATCGCCTTGGCGCCCTGTTCGCCGTTTTCCGTAACCCCGCAGATCATGGCCGAAAGCGCCGCGCTGGCCGACAAGCTCGATGTGCGCCTGCACACGCATTTGGCGGAAACCCTCGACGAAGAAGATTTCTGCCTGCAACGTTTTGGCCTGCGTACCGTGGATTATCTGGACAGCGTTGGCTGGCTTGGCCCGCGCACCTGGCTGGCCCACGGCATTCATTTCAACCCGGACGAGATCGCCCGCCTCGGCGCAGCAGGCACGGGTGTTTGTCATTGCCCGAGTTCGAACATGCGGCTCGCGTCGGGCATTTGTCCGACGCTGGATCTGCTCGCGGCGGGCGCGCCGCTGGGCCTTGGCGTTGATGGATCGGCGTCCAACGATGCGTCGAACATGATGCTCGAAACCCGTCAGGCGCTGTACCTACAACGCCTGCGCTACGGCGCCGAAAAAATCACCCCGGAACTGGTATTGGGCTGGGCCACCAAAGGCTCGGCGCAACTGTTGGGGCGCAGCGATATTGGCGAGCTGGCGGTGGGCAAACAGGCGGATCTGGCGCTGTTCAAGCTCGATGAACTGCGCTTCTCCGGCAGTCATGATCCGATTTCAGCGCTGCTGCTGTGCGGCGCGGACCGGGCCGATCGGGTGATGATCGGCGGCCAGTGGCGGGTGATCGACGGCCAGGTTGAAGGGCTGGACCTCAAGGGTTTGATCGCCGATCACAGCCAGGCGGCGCGGGAGTTGATTGCCGGTTAAGTCGACGCTATTTCGTAGGACCGGCTTCAGCCGGGAGAGGGCCGGCACAGCCGTTGCATTTCCTCGATCAAGAAACACGCTCTCCCGGCTAAAGCCGGTCCTACAGAGAGTGAGTCCGTCCTCAAAGCCCCAACAACGACAACATGATGAACGTCGCAAACAACACGAAGTGGGTCATGCCTTCGATGGCATTGGTTTCGCCATCGTTAAGGTTGATCGCGCTGACCAGCAAGGTGATGAAGATCATCACCGTCTGCACCGGGGTCATGGCCATCTGGAACGGTTGGCCGGTATAAAGCGCCATGGCTTCCATGACCGGAACGGTAAGAATCACCGTGGACAACGAAGCGCCAAGCGCAATGTTGACCACCGACTGCATGCGGTTGGCCAGTGCCGCGCGCAGAGCAGTCAGGATTTCCGGTGCTGCAGAAATAGCCGCCACCAGAATCGCAGTCATCACGGGCGGCGCGCCGGTGCCTTCAAGGCCGAGGTCGACGGTCTTGGACATCACTTCCGCCAACGCGCCAATAACCACGATGCCGACGAACAGCGTGCCGATGGAGCGCGTCAGATTGACCGGTTCCTCTTCGACAGCGGGGTCATTGCGCTTCTTTTTCTCCGGGTAGCTGTAGCTGAAGAAATAGCTGTGCGGCCCGACCTGCATGCGCAGGAACAAGGTGTACAAGACAATCATCGCGCCAATGGTAAAGGCCGAATACAGCTTCCAGTCACCCTCGGGAATGAATTCCGGCACCACCATGGAAACACCCATGGCAGTCAGAATCATCACGCTGTAAGTGCGCGCCGAGTCATCGTTGTAGGACTGCTCGCCATGCTTGAGCCCGCCCATCAATGCCGCCAGACCGAGGATGCCGTTGATGTCGAGCATCACCGCCGAGTAGATCGTGTCTCGCACCAGCGTCGGCGAAGGCTCGTTGTTCATCATGATCGCCAGGATCACCACTTCGACGAGCACCGCCGACAGGGTCAAAATCATCGTGCCGTAAGGATCGCCGACTTTTTCGGCCAGCAGCTCGGCATGGTGCGCGACACGCATCGAGGCGCAGACGATAAACGCGACCAGCGCAATCCCCGCTGTCAACGCGATGGCCTGGCCGTTGTTGAGGAACCAGTGTTCGAAGGGATAGGCGACAAATGTCGCGAGTATCGCCAGCAGAAGAAACTTTTCTTGCTTGAGTATTGAGCCCATTAACTGCCTTTTAAACCTTGCGCCGAGTACCGCAGGGCTTCTTAGTGAAACGTTTAAGTGAAGCGTTCATGGCGTTGAGAGTGCTGAGTGTAAGCAAAGGTTTCAAAACCTGCGAAATCGTCCGGCACAGACTGTGTGAAAACGCGAATCAGTCACCGCAGTACGGCAGACGTACCACGTTATCGTTCTTCGCGGGCAAACCCGGCTCCAACGGCTGATGCACCAGTTAGCAGCAGCCGCGGGGCTTGATGCACTGTCGAGTGTCGTCCCGCGCATCGCAAAAACCGCGAAAGACACTGCGCCGCTATTAACTGTCCAGTTGGTCAGTTTTTTGCATTGCTTGAGCAACCCGCTAAGACGGCCATGCCAACAAGACCCCAAGGAGCTAGACCTGATGCATTCCACTCTTCACCCGCGTCGTCCCCTGAAAAAATTGCTGTGCGCCGTGGCAGCAGTCGTCGGTCTGGGTTCGAGCCTGATGGCTGCGGCCGCCGATCCGTTGAAAGTCGGCTTCGTCTACATCGGTCCGATTGGCGACCACGGCTGGACGTATCAGCATGAGCAAGGCCGCAAGGCGATGGTTGAAGCCCTCGGCGACAAAGTGACCACCAGTTTTGTCGAGAACGTTCCGGAAGGCGCGGACGCCGAGCGGGTCATTCGCAACATGGCCAAAGGTGGTTACGACCTGGTGTTCACCACGTCCTTCGGCTACATGAACCCGACACTGAAAGTGGCCAAGCAATTTCCAAAGGTGACGTTCGAACACGCCACCGGCTACAAGCAGGACAAGAACCTCGGCACTTATCTGGCACGCACCTATGAAGGCCGCTACGTCAGCGGGTTCCTGGCGGCCAAGATGACCAAGACCAAGAAGGTCGGTTATGTGGCTTCCTTCCCGATCCCGGAAGTGATCCGCGACATCGACGCGATCCAACTGGCGCTGAACAAGTACAACCCCGGCACCGAAATCAAAGTGGTCTGGGTCAACTCCTGGTTCGATCCGGGCAAGGAAGCCGATGCCGCCAACGCGCTGATCGACCAGGGTGTCGATGTGGTCTTCCAGCACACTGACAGCCCGGCGCCGATTCAGACGGCTGAACGTCGCGGCGTCTACGCTGTGGGTTACGCCTCGGACATGGCGCACTTCGGACCCAAAGCGGTGCTGACGTCCATCGTCAACAACTGGGGCCCGCATTACATCCAGGCCACCCAAAGCGTCATCGACGGCACCTGGAAATCCCAGGATTACTGGGGCGGCCTGAAGGAAGGCACGGTGCAGCTGCCGATCAGCGATGTGGTACCGGCGGACGTGAAAGCTGAAGCAGAGAAACTCATCGCCAGCATCGAAAGCGGCGAATTCCACCCGTTCACCGGCCCGATCAAGGATCAGACCGGCGCGGTGAAAATCCCGGCGGGCAAAACCGCAACCAACGCGGAACTGGCTTCGATGAATTACTACGTCGAAGGCATCAAGGCTGAGTTGCCGAAGTAATCTGGAACACATTACGTAAGACCGGCTTCAGCCGGGAAGGCGGTATGTCCAACAAAGACGACGTATCGGATGTACCGACCTCCTCCCGGCTAAAGCCAGTCCTACGAAAAAACACTATCAGGACAAACACCGTGAACCAGCTCCCGATCATCGATATCGCCCCGCTGTACGGCAACGACCAACAGGCTTGGCAAAGCGTTGCGGCGCAGATTGACCAGGCCTGTCGTGAGTGGGGATTCTTCTATATCACAGGCCATCCGATCAGCGCCGAGCGCATTGAACAGGTGGTCGGCAGCGCGCAGCAATTCTTCGCCCTGTCCCAGGCTGAAAAACTCAAGATCGACATCACCCAGACCCGTCATCATCGCGGCTATGGCGCCATCGCCACCGAGCAGCTTGATCCGAACCTGCCCAGCGACCTTAAAGAAACCTTCGACATGGGCTTTCATCTGCCCGCCGATCATCCTGACGTCCTCGCCGAACAACCGTTGCGCGGCCCCAATCGCCATCCGGACCTGCCGGGCTGGCAAGCGCTCATGGAACAGCACTATCTGGACATGCAGGCACTCGGGCAAACCTTGCTCCAGGCCATCACCGTGGCCTTGGGCATCGAGCGCGATTTCTTCGATCAACGATTCGTCGAGCCTGTCAGCGTGCTGCGCTTCATTCATTACCCGCCGCGCCATACCGCCACTTCCGAGCAGCAACAAGGCGCCGGCGCGCATACCGATTACGGCTGCATCACCTTGTTGCATCAGGATGCGGCGGGCGGTTTGCAGGTGCGCAACGTTGACGGCCAGTGGATCGATGCGCCGCCCATCGACGGTACGTTCGTGGTCAATATTGGCGACATGATGGCGCGCTGGAGCAACGACCGTTATCTGTCCACGCCGCATCGAGTGATCAGCCCGCTCGGCGTGGACCGCTACTCGATGCCGTTCTTCGTCGAGCCCAACCCGGGCACCCGTATCGAATGCCTGCCCGGCTGCCAAAGCGCCACCCGGCCAGCTCGCTACCCGACAACCACCTGTGCGGAGTTTCTGCTGTCGCGCTTCGCCGATACCTACGCTTATCGCCGGGAGCAGCAAGGCTAATTGAACCGCTTGGTCAGGTTTCAGCCTGAAAAGAGCCTGAGTCTGTAGAATGCCGGCGATCTGCGCCTGATGAGAAAAGCACATGTACGATTGGTTGAACGCCCTGCCCAAGGCAGAACTGCACTTGCACCTGGAGGGTTCGCTGGAGCCGGAACTGCTCTTCGCCCTGGCCGAGCGCAATAAAATTGCCCTGCCGTGGAATGACGTCGAAGCCCTGCGCGGCGCCTATGCCTTCAACAACCTGCAAGAGTTTCTCGACCTGTATTACCAGGGCGCGGACGTGCTGCGCACCGAGCAGGATTTCTACGACCTGACCTGGGCCTACCTGTTGCGCTGCAAAGCCCAGAACGTCATCCATACCGAACCGTTCTTCGATCCGCAGACTCATACCGATCGCGGCATTCCTTTCGAAGTCGTCCTCAATGGCATCGCCAGCGCGTTGAAGGATGGCCAGTCGAAACTGGGCATCGGCAGCGGTCTGATCCTCAGTTTCCTGCGCCACTTGAGCGAAGAAGAAGCCGAAAAGACCCTCGACCAGGCGCTGCCATTCCGCGATGCGTTCGTTGCCGTGGGTCTGGACAGCTCGGAAATGGGCCACCCGCCGAGCAAGTTCCAGCGCGTCTTTGATCGCGCTCGCAACGAAGGCTTCCTGACCGTTGCCCATGCTGGCGAAGAAGGCCCGCCCGAATACATCTGGGAAGCCCTGGACCTGCTGAAAATCCAGCGGATCGACCATGGCGTGCGCGCCATCGAAGACGAGCGTCTGATGCAGCGCATCATCGACGAGCAGATTCCGCTGACGGTTTGCCCGTTGTCCAACACCAAGCTGTGCGTGTTCGACGACATGGCCAAACACAACATCCTCGACATGCTGGAACGCGGCGTGAAGGTCACGGTGAACTCCGATGACCCGGCCTACTTCGGCGGCTACGTCACCGAAAACTTCCATGCGCTGTATACCCATCTGGGGATGACCAAGGATCAGGCGCAACGCCTGGCACAAAACAGTCTCGATGCCCGTTTGATCAAGCCCTGACTGATCAAGACTTGCAGCAAGCGCGGTGCCAGTAACCCTGGCACCGCTGCCGTCGCGCGCAAGATCGGCTCAGGCTGCCGAGGCGATTCTGCCGATTTCCCGCTGCCCGCTGGACGAGACCTGCAAGGTGCTGGATTCCTCGGTTTCGCGTAACCAGCCCATCTGAATGAACAGCTGCAACAGCCCCGCGCCCAAGGCGCCGCCCAAATGCGGGCTGCGCTCACTCCAGGCCGGGCAGGCGCACACGGTTTCGCGCTGACGCAGCGCCAACGCCGGAACATAAATCCCTCGCTCGGCAAACTTCGCGACGCCCACGCTGGTCACTTCGATACGCTGTTCCTGCTGCTCGATCCAGCCTGCGCCGAGCAACCGCTGATACAGGTCAGCAGCCATTTCACCCCCCAGATGATCACTGCAAACCCGCGCCCGACGCAGCGGCAAGGCCGGCATGGGCTGGGCGACGCTGCGGCTGATTTGCTCGGCGCTCACCAGCGAAGCATTGGCCATAGCCTCGACAACAGTGCCGACCTCGGGCCCCGCCAGACGAAAGAAACGTTTGCGGCCGCGCACTTCCTGCTTGACCAGCCCACCCGACGCCAACCGCGCCAGATGCGCGCCCGCCGAAGACGTGGTCAGCCCCGCCAGCAGGGCCAATTCATCGGCGGGCCTGGCGGTGCCATCCATCAACGCCCAAATCATTGCGCTGCGCTTGGGGTCAGCCAGCAAGGTCGCAATGTGGCTGATGCAAGGTGCATATTCCATGTATTCACTCCCTGTGATGTCGCTGCAAAGCAAAAGGTGACGAAGTAACCAACCAAGAACAAACAGCACAAGCGCGCAAAAAAACATTCAACCACGATCCACATGTTCGCAGCTCAATGTCGGTATTGGTATTTACCTGCACGATTTTCCGAACTGTCCGTAAGGCAATTCGCTTCGCGCTGTGGGATTCGGATTTGGTTGTGCTGTATCGGCCTGCAGCGGCTTACCTGCTCCACGCTTCACAACGACGCGCGAGCATTTCGCGTAACAAATTAACCGGCTTGCTCAGTTGCGCACGATGCGCGCACAACAGGTTCAGCGGCGTCGCTTCCCCCTGTAACTGTGGCATCAGCACCTTCAATCTGCCTGCGCGCACATCGGCGGCAACATCCAGCCAGGACTTATATGCCACGCCAGCCCCCGCCAATGCCCACAAGCGCACCACATCGGCATCATCGCTGAAGCGGTCGCCGCGCACGGTCAGGCTCATTTCGCGCTTGCCGTCATGAAAGGTCCAATGATCGTGGACACGATTACCCAACATGAACAGCAGGCAATTGTGCTGCGCCAGTTGCTCCACATGGTGCGGTTCGCCGCAGCGCGCCAAATAGTCAGGCGAGGCGCATAACACCCGGCGATTGAGCGGCGCGATGGGCAGCGCGACCAGGCTTGAATCCTCGGGCTCGCCATACCGCAACGCGATGTCCACCGGCTGGCGAAACAGGTCAGCGATGCGATCACCCAGCAACAGGCGAACCGTCAGTTGCGGATGCTCGCGCTGGAATTCATCGAGCCAGGGCAGCAACACGTTGCGACCAAAATCCGAAGGTGCTGAAAGCTGCAGCACGCCATTGCATTGATCCTGGCTGCTGGCCAATAAACGTCGGCCCTCGTCGAGGCTGCTTAAAGCCGAGCGCGCATAGGCCAGAAAACCCTCGCCCTCGGCGGTCAGTCGCAGGCTGCGGGTGGAGCGCGCCAGCAAACGCGCACCCAGCTGCTGTTCGATACGCTTGAGCGCGGCGCTGGCCACCGCCGCCGACAGATCCATGGCCCGCGCGGCAGCGGACAAACTGCCCAGATCAGCCGCACGAACGAACAATTGCAGGTCATCGAAACGCAGCATGGCGGTCCATTATCAATGTTTCATTGAAAGAGCCTGCCGTTTTAGCGGGTTTTATCTTTGAAGGAAATAGCCAATCATCCCCGACATTGAACATCCAGCCAATCTTCAGGAGCCTTTATGAAAGCCATCGCTTATTACCACGCGCTGCCCATCACCGATGAGCAAGCCTTGCAGGACATCGATCTGCCGGAGCCCGCCGCCGGTCCGCGCGACTTGCTGGTGGAAGTCAAAGCGATCTCGGTGAACCCGGTCGACACCAAGGTGCGCCAGAACGTCCAGCCCGAAGGCGGCGAAGCCAAGGTGCTGGGTTGGGACGTCGCGGGCGTGGTCAAGGCGGTGGGCAGCGAAGTCACGCTGTTCCAGCCAGGTGACAAGGTGTTTTATGCCGGCTCGCTGACCCGGCCGGGGGCAAACAGCGAACTGCACGTTGTCGATGAGCGCATCGTCGGCCATATGCCGAAAACCCTGAGTTTCGCCCATGCTGCAGCCCTGCCGCTGACGGCGATCACTGCCTGGGAATTGCTCTTCGAGCGCTTGCAGGTCGCGGAAGGTGAAAGTGCCAGCCCGCAAAGCCTGCTGATCGTCGGTGCGGCTGGCGGCGTTGGTTCGATTCTCACCCAGCTTGCCCGGCAGCTGACTTCACTGAAAGTGATCGGCACCGCATCGCGTGCGGAAACCACTGCCTGGGTTCGCGAGCTGGGCGCCCACGAAGTGCTGGATCACAGCAAGCCGCTGAGTGAGGAACTCAAGCGTGCCGGACTGGAAAGCGTCACTCACGTGGCGAGCCTGACCCAGACCGATCAGCATCTGGACCAACTGGTCGAAGCGTTGCAGCCGCAAGGCAAGCTGGGCCTGATCGACGACCCCAAATCCCTCGACGTGAGCAAGCTCAAGCGCAAGAGCCTGTCACTGCACTGGGAGTTCATGTACACCCGCTCGATGTTCGGCACGCCGGACATGATCGAACAACACAAACTGCTCAATCGTGTCGCCCAGCTCATCGATGCGGGAACCCTGAAAACCACATTCGGCGAGCATTTCGGCACCATCAACGCCAGCAACCTGCGCCGCGCCCATGAACTGCTGGAAAGCGGCAAGGCCAAAGGCAAGATTGTGCTGGAAGGGTTCTGAGGCGCAGCAAACATCGGATCGGTAGGACCGGCTTCAGCCGGGAGGGCGAGAGTTCCGACGACGCAGCTGCTGCGAATGGACTGGCCTCCTCCCGGCTAAAGCCAGTCCTACGCGGTGTATTTGTTTGATAGCAGGGATAACAGCCGAATCTAGACCCGCGCCGCCAGCGCATCGCGCTTGCCCTGCAAACGCCGGGTCAGCACCGACATGCTCACGGCAACGATCCCGCACAGGCTGATCACCAGCGCCATCGGCACTGCGCTGCCGTCATGCAGCACGCCGACCAACGCCGCAGCACCCGCTGCCACGCTGAACTGCAGACAGCCGAGCAACGCCGAAGCGCTGCCCGCTCGCGCCCATTGCCCGTTCATCGCACACGCCGAAGCGTTGGGGATGATGCAACCGAGGCTGGCAATACACACAAACAACGGCACCAGCAGCGGCCACAATTTTTCGCTGTGAACACCCGCGATCCCGAGCAGCA
This genomic window from Pseudomonas sp. G.S.17 contains:
- a CDS encoding 2-oxoglutarate and iron-dependent oxygenase domain-containing protein — translated: MNQLPIIDIAPLYGNDQQAWQSVAAQIDQACREWGFFYITGHPISAERIEQVVGSAQQFFALSQAEKLKIDITQTRHHRGYGAIATEQLDPNLPSDLKETFDMGFHLPADHPDVLAEQPLRGPNRHPDLPGWQALMEQHYLDMQALGQTLLQAITVALGIERDFFDQRFVEPVSVLRFIHYPPRHTATSEQQQGAGAHTDYGCITLLHQDAAGGLQVRNVDGQWIDAPPIDGTFVVNIGDMMARWSNDRYLSTPHRVISPLGVDRYSMPFFVEPNPGTRIECLPGCQSATRPARYPTTTCAEFLLSRFADTYAYRREQQG
- a CDS encoding BMP family ABC transporter substrate-binding protein → MHSTLHPRRPLKKLLCAVAAVVGLGSSLMAAAADPLKVGFVYIGPIGDHGWTYQHEQGRKAMVEALGDKVTTSFVENVPEGADAERVIRNMAKGGYDLVFTTSFGYMNPTLKVAKQFPKVTFEHATGYKQDKNLGTYLARTYEGRYVSGFLAAKMTKTKKVGYVASFPIPEVIRDIDAIQLALNKYNPGTEIKVVWVNSWFDPGKEADAANALIDQGVDVVFQHTDSPAPIQTAERRGVYAVGYASDMAHFGPKAVLTSIVNNWGPHYIQATQSVIDGTWKSQDYWGGLKEGTVQLPISDVVPADVKAEAEKLIASIESGEFHPFTGPIKDQTGAVKIPAGKTATNAELASMNYYVEGIKAELPK
- a CDS encoding 8-oxoguanine deaminase; this encodes MPAIRIWLKNPLAVFTANDLDARGGLVIENGVIVEMLAAGQQPATPCDQTFDAREHVLLPGLINTHHHFYQTLTRAWAPVVNQPLFPWLKTLYPVWARLTPDKLALASKVALTELLLSGCTTAADHHYLFPDGLENAIDVQVESVRELGMRAMLTRGSMSLGEDDGGLPPQQTVQQGEVILEDSQRLIQRYHQRGDGAQIQIALAPCSPFSVTPQIMAESAALADKLDVRLHTHLAETLDEEDFCLQRFGLRTVDYLDSVGWLGPRTWLAHGIHFNPDEIARLGAAGTGVCHCPSSNMRLASGICPTLDLLAAGAPLGLGVDGSASNDASNMMLETRQALYLQRLRYGAEKITPELVLGWATKGSAQLLGRSDIGELAVGKQADLALFKLDELRFSGSHDPISALLLCGADRADRVMIGGQWRVIDGQVEGLDLKGLIADHSQAARELIAG
- a CDS encoding calcium:proton antiporter, which translates into the protein MGSILKQEKFLLLAILATFVAYPFEHWFLNNGQAIALTAGIALVAFIVCASMRVAHHAELLAEKVGDPYGTMILTLSAVLVEVVILAIMMNNEPSPTLVRDTIYSAVMLDINGILGLAALMGGLKHGEQSYNDDSARTYSVMILTAMGVSMVVPEFIPEGDWKLYSAFTIGAMIVLYTLFLRMQVGPHSYFFSYSYPEKKKRNDPAVEEEPVNLTRSIGTLFVGIVVIGALAEVMSKTVDLGLEGTGAPPVMTAILVAAISAAPEILTALRAALANRMQSVVNIALGASLSTVILTVPVMEAMALYTGQPFQMAMTPVQTVMIFITLLVSAINLNDGETNAIEGMTHFVLFATFIMLSLLGL
- a CDS encoding type II toxin-antitoxin system RelE/ParE family toxin; the protein is MKPVKFLGDSLDCLREFPSAAQSVAGFQLDRVQRGIEPEDWKPMSSIGIGVCEIRVREPTGAFRILYLATLPTAVYVLHAFRKKSQKTAKRDIDLAAKRLRDLMRG
- a CDS encoding adenosine deaminase, which encodes MYDWLNALPKAELHLHLEGSLEPELLFALAERNKIALPWNDVEALRGAYAFNNLQEFLDLYYQGADVLRTEQDFYDLTWAYLLRCKAQNVIHTEPFFDPQTHTDRGIPFEVVLNGIASALKDGQSKLGIGSGLILSFLRHLSEEEAEKTLDQALPFRDAFVAVGLDSSEMGHPPSKFQRVFDRARNEGFLTVAHAGEEGPPEYIWEALDLLKIQRIDHGVRAIEDERLMQRIIDEQIPLTVCPLSNTKLCVFDDMAKHNILDMLERGVKVTVNSDDPAYFGGYVTENFHALYTHLGMTKDQAQRLAQNSLDARLIKP
- a CDS encoding XRE family transcriptional regulator; translation: MIEEQTFASVWDALADTAQEAAHLKVRSALMIELNERIKEWAGSDTQKAARLGITKPRFSNLKAGRVDLFSLDALVDLAATAGLAVSLNLAAA
- a CDS encoding ABC transporter permease — its product is MDIDLLSNIFFAMVRCGTPLLLVALGELICEKSGVLNLGQEGMMLFGAVIGFIVALSTGNLWLGVLLAMCAGMLLSGLFAIVALVFNANQVATGLALTIFGVGLSSFVGAAWVGKPLQGFEPVLIPFLSDIPLIGRMLFAQDILVYLSFALFALVAWALLKSRVGLIIQAVGENPDAASAMGLPVLRVRALAVLFGGAMAGLAGAYLSLAYTPMWAENMSAGRGWIALALVVFASWRVWRLLLGAWLFGLASILHLVAQGIGLAIPSNLLAMLPYVATILVLVLLSRNALRTRLYAPVSLGQPWHGSL
- a CDS encoding SDR family oxidoreductase; translated protein: MSNNKTALIIGASRGLGLGLVQRLREQNWNVIATVRDPQKAVDLKSVPGVRIETLEMDDVASLDALTQTLKGQIFDVLFVNAGIMGPQHQSAAQATAAELGQLFLTNAIAPIRLAERFVQQIRPNSGVLAFMSSVLGSVACPEGETMALYKASKAALNSMTNSFVVQLPEPRPTVLSLHPGWVKTDMGGEGAEIDVETSTKGLVQQLEAYSGKGGHYFVNYRGETIAW
- a CDS encoding helix-turn-helix transcriptional regulator, with the protein product MEYAPCISHIATLLADPKRSAMIWALMDGTARPADELALLAGLTTSSAGAHLARLASGGLVKQEVRGRKRFFRLAGPEVGTVVEAMANASLVSAEQISRSVAQPMPALPLRRARVCSDHLGGEMAADLYQRLLGAGWIEQQEQRIEVTSVGVAKFAERGIYVPALALRQRETVCACPAWSERSPHLGGALGAGLLQLFIQMGWLRETEESSTLQVSSSGQREIGRIASAA
- a CDS encoding LysR substrate-binding domain-containing protein; translation: MLRFDDLQLFVRAADLGSLSAAARAMDLSAAVASAALKRIEQQLGARLLARSTRSLRLTAEGEGFLAYARSALSSLDEGRRLLASSQDQCNGVLQLSAPSDFGRNVLLPWLDEFQREHPQLTVRLLLGDRIADLFRQPVDIALRYGEPEDSSLVALPIAPLNRRVLCASPDYLARCGEPHHVEQLAQHNCLLFMLGNRVHDHWTFHDGKREMSLTVRGDRFSDDADVVRLWALAGAGVAYKSWLDVAADVRAGRLKVLMPQLQGEATPLNLLCAHRAQLSKPVNLLREMLARRCEAWSR